From a single Solanum dulcamara chromosome 4, daSolDulc1.2, whole genome shotgun sequence genomic region:
- the LOC129885599 gene encoding RNA pseudouridine synthase 4, mitochondrial, translated as MAGTWLLRRVGHRSRQLSPSSDEVQTLCSAFYRFQCHYLTTVSEAQVCKRNENEKGKWLTLPLFTATVNGATLGRELAGVKMDVKENSTNTMTALKWVQRCCPELPKSLVQKLFRLRQVRRDSSNFEEQRPKRVSAKESMNVGDRIFLPRTVQKFPSEKVVDYPSSEEERKFVHSLELYKDPEIIVVNKPPGMPVQGGIGIKRSLDELAAKYMRHEYSEAPRLVHRLDRDCSGLLVMGRTQLSASALHSIFREKTFDSQNEDLESKKRILQKKYWALVIGCPRRSGGIISAPLGKLVLDNGKSERITIMSDVRAPSAQYAVTEYRIIGCSEKGYTWLELSPLTGRKHQLRVHCAEALGTPIVGDYKYGWQAHRKLKHLPLPTSAWNPGVQIPWQNPDPFNLRLGNGSISDKQPHLHLHCKEMVLPNISLALQQAQVVSDADLVDVESIKLVAPLPFHMQKSWDCLSS; from the exons ATGGCAGGGACGTGGCTACTCCGGCGAGTCGGCCACCGCTCTCGGCAGCTGTCCCCCTCCTCCGACGAAGTCCAGACACTGTGCTCAGCTTTTTACCGGTTCCAGTGTCACTACCTCACCACCGTAAGTGAAGCACAAGTCTGTAAGAGGAATGAAAATGAGAAAGGCAAGTGGTTAACTCTACCACTCTTCACTGCCACCGTCAACGGTGCTACTTTAGGGAGGGAGCTCGCCGGAGTTAAAATGGATGTCAAGGAGAATTCAACCAACACCATGACAGCACTCAAATGGGTTCAGCGTTGCTGCCCTGAGTTGCCGAAGTCCCTAGTGCAAAAGCTTTTTCGCTTAAGACAG GTTCGAAGAGACTCTTCTAATTTTGAAGAACAGCGGCCCAAGAGG GTTTCTGCGAAGGAATCAATGAATGTTGGAGATCGAATATTTCTTCCGAGAACTGTTCAGAAGTTTCCCTCCGAGAAAGTAGTTGATTACCCTTCtagtgaagaagaaaggaagtTTGTGCATAGCCTCGAATTGTATAAG GATCCAGAAATTATTGTGGTCAATAAACCTCCAGGAATGCCAGTTCAG GGTGGAATTGGCATAAAACGGAGTTTAGATGAACTTGCTGCTAAGTATATGAGACATGAGTACTCTGAGGCCCCTCGCCTG GTACACAGACTGGATAGAGACTGCAGTGGACTATTGGTGATGGGAAGAACACAATTAAGTGCTTCAGCTCTGCATTCGATCTTCCGTGAGAAAACATTTGACTCGCAAAATGAG GATCTTGAAAGCAAGAAAAGAATTTTGCAGAAGAAGTACTGGGCACTTGTCATAGGATGTCCGAGACGCTCCGGAGGGATAATATCAGCACCACTAGGAAAG CTGGTGTTAGACAACGGGAAATCTGAGCGCATCACAATTATGTCTGATGTCAGAGCACCATCGGCACAGTATGCTGTAACAGAGTATCGCATCATTGGATGCTCCGAGAAAG GCTACACATGGCTAGAGTTGTCTCCACTTACCGGCAGAAAGCACCAG TTGCGCGTTCATTGTGCTGAGGCATTAGGAACTCCAATAGTTGGAGATTACAAGTATGGTTGGCAAGCTCATAGAAAGCTGAAACATCTGCCTTTGCCCACTTCAGCGTGGAACCCAGGTGTGCAAATTCCCTGGCAAAACCCAGATCCTTTCAACCTTCGTTTAGGGAATGGAAGTATTTCAGACAAGCAGcctcatcttcatcttcactGTAAGGAGATGGTTTTGCCCAATATTTCTCTAGCTTTGCAACAAGCTCAAGTAGTTTCAGATGCTGATCTCGTAGATGTTGAAAGTATCAAGCTGGTTGCTCCTTTACCCTTCCACATGCAAAAAAGCTGGGATTGCTTGAGTTCTTGA